A window of the Dioscorea cayenensis subsp. rotundata cultivar TDr96_F1 chromosome 14, TDr96_F1_v2_PseudoChromosome.rev07_lg8_w22 25.fasta, whole genome shotgun sequence genome harbors these coding sequences:
- the LOC120276277 gene encoding probable WRKY transcription factor 65 isoform X1, whose product MDDEGPSPKKGRREVKKRVVTVPVAGEAAPSTDTWAWRKYGQKPIKGSPYPRNYYRCSSWKGCTARKQVERSRVDPTMLVVTYSSGHNHSWPLSSDRNYRAEPPLKLKVSVSASDSDPAPADADADSEPKKVDPKGGWSVDLIGGDQGEFRWFSDVGSPSTSASPTEGSDDTLLYGSIAGCGVAMLWTEEMERDGEEDEDSLFAGLGELPECSAVFRPRIMAAAETKS is encoded by the exons ATGGATGATGAAGGCCCATCACCCAAAAAAGG gcGGAGAGAGGTGAAAAAGCGGGTAGTAACGGTGCCGGTCGCAGGAGAGGCGGCGCCGTCAACTGACACGTGGGCTTGGCGAAAGTACGGGCAGAAGCCGATCAAAGGATCTCCTTACCCTAG GAATTATTATAGATGTAGTAGCTGGAAAGGATGTACTGCGAGGAAGCAGGTGGAGAGGAGTCGGGTGGACCCCACCATGCTAGTGGTGACCTACTCCTCCGGTCACAACCACTCGTGGCCACTATCCAGCGATCGTAACTACCGAGCCGAGCCGCCACTGAAGCTGAAGGTTTCGGTTTCGGCTTCGGATTCGGATCCGGCTCCGGCGGATGCGGATGCGGATTCGGAGCCCAAGAAGGTAGATCCGAAAGGAGGGTGGTCTGTGGATCTGATTGGAGGGGATCAAGGAGAGTTCCGGTGGTTCTCTGACGTCGGATCACCGTCCACGTCGGCGTCTCCGACGGAAGGATCGGATGACACGTTGCTATATGGGTCGATCGCTGGGTGTGGCGTGGCGATGCTTTGGACGGAGGAGATGGAGAGAGATGGAGAGGAGGATGAGGATTCACTGTTCGCTGGGCTGGGGGAGTTGCCCGAGTGCTCGGCGGTGTTTCGGCCGAGGATCATGGCGGCTGCGGAGACGAAGTCATAG
- the LOC120276277 gene encoding probable WRKY transcription factor 65 isoform X2, whose translation MMKAHHPKKGEAAPSTDTWAWRKYGQKPIKGSPYPRNYYRCSSWKGCTARKQVERSRVDPTMLVVTYSSGHNHSWPLSSDRNYRAEPPLKLKVSVSASDSDPAPADADADSEPKKVDPKGGWSVDLIGGDQGEFRWFSDVGSPSTSASPTEGSDDTLLYGSIAGCGVAMLWTEEMERDGEEDEDSLFAGLGELPECSAVFRPRIMAAAETKS comes from the exons ATGATGAAGGCCCATCACCCAAAAAAGG GAGAGGCGGCGCCGTCAACTGACACGTGGGCTTGGCGAAAGTACGGGCAGAAGCCGATCAAAGGATCTCCTTACCCTAG GAATTATTATAGATGTAGTAGCTGGAAAGGATGTACTGCGAGGAAGCAGGTGGAGAGGAGTCGGGTGGACCCCACCATGCTAGTGGTGACCTACTCCTCCGGTCACAACCACTCGTGGCCACTATCCAGCGATCGTAACTACCGAGCCGAGCCGCCACTGAAGCTGAAGGTTTCGGTTTCGGCTTCGGATTCGGATCCGGCTCCGGCGGATGCGGATGCGGATTCGGAGCCCAAGAAGGTAGATCCGAAAGGAGGGTGGTCTGTGGATCTGATTGGAGGGGATCAAGGAGAGTTCCGGTGGTTCTCTGACGTCGGATCACCGTCCACGTCGGCGTCTCCGACGGAAGGATCGGATGACACGTTGCTATATGGGTCGATCGCTGGGTGTGGCGTGGCGATGCTTTGGACGGAGGAGATGGAGAGAGATGGAGAGGAGGATGAGGATTCACTGTTCGCTGGGCTGGGGGAGTTGCCCGAGTGCTCGGCGGTGTTTCGGCCGAGGATCATGGCGGCTGCGGAGACGAAGTCATAG